A part of Vallitalea longa genomic DNA contains:
- a CDS encoding HsdM family class I SAM-dependent methyltransferase yields MIFLKYAGDKFEERKQEIIKEGKKRYIDMVEFYTMKNVFYLPEECRWSVIINSAKTNVKGLALTIDTALSTIEKKNPSLKGALPDNYYSRLSLDSSKLASLLDEINNIKTLEDKEKDIIGRVYEFCLSKFALAGGKGKGEFYTPKAIVNLIAEMIEPYKDKIYDPCCGSGGMFVQSMKFIESHNGNKRDISIYGQANTATTYKLD; encoded by the coding sequence TTGATTTTCTTGAAATATGCAGGAGATAAATTTGAGGAGCGTAAACAAGAGATTATTAAAGAAGGTAAAAAAAGATATATCGATATGGTCGAGTTTTACACTATGAAGAATGTGTTTTATCTGCCGGAGGAATGTCGTTGGAGTGTAATAATCAATTCTGCAAAAACAAACGTAAAAGGTTTAGCGCTAACCATAGATACAGCACTTTCAACAATAGAAAAGAAGAATCCGTCACTTAAAGGAGCTTTACCAGATAATTACTATTCAAGATTGAGTTTGGACTCAAGTAAGTTAGCGTCATTATTAGACGAGATTAATAATATTAAGACATTGGAAGATAAGGAAAAGGATATTATCGGGAGAGTATATGAGTTTTGTTTGAGTAAATTTGCACTTGCAGGAGGCAAAGGAAAAGGAGAATTCTATACTCCGAAGGCAATTGTAAATTTAATTGCTGAAATGATTGAACCGTATAAAGATAAGATTTATGATCCTTGTTGTGGTAGTGGAGGTATGTTTGTACAGTCCATGAAATTCATTGAAAGTCATAATGGAAATAAACGTGATATTTCTATTTATGGGCAAGCGAATACAGCGACCACTTACAAACTAGATTGA
- a CDS encoding restriction endonuclease, which translates to MNEFILDRISEFIIRKFKGHDMEWLIEEILKAKGFTTYRSPEGANYCVDILASADTLGFGSPRICVQMKSTDGTVDRPTLDQLIGTMSNYNADYGLLISWSGIKSSVNKEIPKQFFKVRLWDSE; encoded by the coding sequence TTGAACGAATTTATTTTGGACAGAATTTCCGAATTCATTATACGTAAGTTTAAAGGTCATGATATGGAGTGGCTTATTGAAGAAATACTTAAAGCAAAAGGATTTACAACATATAGAAGTCCTGAGGGAGCAAACTATTGCGTAGATATTTTAGCTTCGGCTGATACTTTAGGTTTTGGCTCACCAAGGATATGTGTTCAGATGAAATCGACTGATGGAACTGTTGATAGACCTACATTGGATCAATTAATTGGAACGATGAGTAATTATAATGCAGATTATGGGTTGCTTATTTCTTGGAGCGGAATTAAAAGTTCTGTGAATAAGGAAATCCCAAAGCAATTTTTCAAAGTGCGCTTGTGGGATTCAGAATAG
- a CDS encoding zinc ribbon domain-containing protein, with translation MSIIQCPKCGSKISNKARTCPYCGFSSKDITRPINEQDKYKIVPIFQYELDEWKPKTETLTFFSEEDNKSLIQYFGDWDSIKVNLPDIAQIIQEMRSRDKILVAEIDTYVKDLIDKGIYKFSIDKNGEILPTIREGSTIRKMVRLKEVNVAPELGKPLSNLSTNAVMIRILDEIEYVGNVIKEIQIEMQDDRLAIVEASRDKLL, from the coding sequence ATGAGCATAATCCAATGTCCGAAATGTGGATCTAAGATATCAAATAAGGCAAGAACCTGTCCATATTGTGGATTTTCAAGTAAAGATATAACAAGGCCAATTAATGAACAGGACAAATATAAGATAGTTCCTATTTTTCAATATGAACTTGATGAGTGGAAGCCTAAAACTGAAACATTGACTTTTTTTTCAGAAGAAGATAATAAAAGCCTGATTCAGTACTTTGGTGATTGGGACAGCATAAAGGTTAATCTACCAGATATAGCACAGATTATTCAGGAGATGCGTTCTAGAGATAAGATCCTTGTTGCAGAGATTGATACGTATGTTAAAGATTTAATTGATAAAGGGATATATAAGTTTTCGATTGATAAAAATGGTGAAATCTTACCAACTATTAGAGAGGGATCAACAATTCGTAAGATGGTAAGGTTAAAGGAAGTAAATGTTGCACCAGAGTTAGGGAAACCTTTAAGCAATCTTTCAACAAATGCTGTTATGATTAGAATTTTAGATGAAATCGAGTATGTCGGTAATGTAATTAAAGAGATTCAAATCGAAATGCAGGATGATCGCTTAGCAATAGTAGAAGCTTCAAGAGATAAATTGCTTTAA
- a CDS encoding small ribosomal subunit Rsm22 family protein, whose amino-acid sequence MFVDKLDQCLVMEENDLKSTLTEFSQNRIIPLYIEKGILNYIFQKNGISFMSNGRLDDLLIHLPDEVTDKIIHDVKAMFFSGGKINYKNFYESYLFYYFEANIFKVWKPLLDIQLSNLLKNELIILDIGTGPGSIPVGIIEYYKLLSSRYPDIDFSIVIDIIEAEEDFIKIAEHMVSEVIDPSITNLDIVLRKRVNQVLDYEFDYTILDTYDLITMSNFLTVNERENVAKGSEILKKLSDHLKEDGAIVVIEPGDTENGKLMKDIRNTISDGTNINVFAPCTGVWDQKKTYNCNCYSPTRAYWEIPRLHRFLYNKGLSKAGREQLPFQYIVYRLDGFTKYNIIKNRQHYIQLKDLHKYINMKVNVKANIRSVIERKFSNQWAVLLCDGSCTFEKRNSEIKTVIKDDFLGEIGLTLPIIAGERITLKNVLVKSTNYGFELEVTKESIINIEY is encoded by the coding sequence ATGTTTGTTGATAAGTTAGACCAATGTTTGGTTATGGAGGAAAATGATTTAAAGAGTACTTTGACTGAATTTAGCCAGAACAGAATTATACCTTTATATATTGAAAAGGGAATTTTGAATTACATATTTCAGAAAAATGGTATTTCGTTTATGTCGAATGGCAGGCTTGATGATCTTCTAATACATTTACCTGATGAAGTAACTGATAAAATAATTCACGATGTTAAAGCAATGTTTTTTTCAGGAGGGAAGATAAATTATAAGAACTTTTATGAATCATATTTGTTTTATTATTTTGAAGCAAACATATTCAAGGTTTGGAAACCATTATTAGATATACAGTTAAGCAATTTGTTGAAAAATGAGTTGATTATTCTTGATATAGGTACTGGTCCGGGATCTATACCAGTAGGAATTATTGAATATTATAAATTATTAAGTAGTAGATATCCTGATATTGATTTTAGTATTGTGATAGATATTATTGAAGCGGAAGAAGATTTTATTAAGATAGCTGAACATATGGTGTCAGAGGTTATTGATCCATCAATAACTAACCTTGATATTGTATTAAGGAAGAGGGTGAATCAAGTTCTTGACTATGAGTTTGATTATACTATTCTCGATACATATGATTTAATTACAATGAGTAATTTCTTAACAGTTAACGAAAGAGAGAATGTTGCAAAAGGCTCAGAAATATTGAAGAAACTTTCTGATCATCTCAAAGAAGATGGAGCTATAGTAGTAATTGAACCAGGTGATACTGAAAATGGAAAGCTTATGAAAGATATCCGTAATACTATTTCAGATGGAACTAATATAAATGTTTTTGCTCCCTGTACGGGTGTTTGGGATCAAAAGAAAACGTATAATTGTAATTGTTATAGCCCAACTAGAGCTTATTGGGAAATACCTAGATTACATAGATTTCTTTATAACAAAGGTTTGAGCAAGGCTGGACGTGAGCAACTACCTTTCCAATATATAGTATATAGATTAGATGGGTTTACTAAATATAATATTATAAAGAACAGACAACATTATATACAGTTAAAAGATTTGCATAAATATATAAATATGAAGGTTAATGTGAAAGCTAATATTAGGTCGGTTATTGAAAGGAAATTCTCGAATCAATGGGCTGTTCTACTTTGTGATGGTAGCTGCACATTTGAAAAAAGAAACTCAGAGATTAAGACGGTTATTAAAGATGACTTCTTAGGTGAAATTGGATTGACATTGCCAATAATTGCAGGAGAGAGAATAACATTGAAGAATGTACTTGTAAAAAGTACAAATTATGGCTTTGAACTAGAAGTTACAAAAGAATCAATTATAAATATTGAATATTAA
- a CDS encoding DUF1848 domain-containing protein codes for MILSISRRSDIPAFYTDWLIKRFEEGFVYVRNPMNFHQVSEVKLSPELIDCIVFWTKDPKKIIPKLDTFNKYKYYFQITINSYGIDLEKNVRSKSEIIKSVIELSRLIGKERIIWRYDPVILTEKYDFAYHEKYFRKLMDMLSPYCDKCVISFLDIYTKTKRNMKEIDFQEITDKDMRYIAEAFTKIASEYKMTIETCSELIDLSDFGIKHGKCVDDKMISKLNNCDVVISKDANQRDICGCVKSIDIGAYNTCNHNCLYCYANFSEKATINNIGKHDDGSPFLIGNIEEGDVVKERKMEKYCTGFEQVRLFD; via the coding sequence ATGATATTAAGTATAAGTAGAAGGAGTGATATACCGGCATTTTATACAGACTGGCTCATTAAAAGATTTGAGGAAGGGTTTGTCTATGTTAGAAATCCGATGAACTTTCATCAGGTGAGTGAAGTCAAGTTATCACCTGAATTAATTGACTGTATTGTATTTTGGACTAAAGATCCAAAAAAAATTATTCCTAAGTTAGACACGTTCAATAAATACAAGTATTACTTTCAGATTACAATAAATTCGTATGGCATAGACCTTGAAAAAAATGTACGATCTAAAAGTGAAATAATTAAAAGTGTAATAGAGCTTAGTAGGTTAATAGGTAAGGAGCGAATTATTTGGAGATATGATCCTGTTATACTTACAGAAAAATATGATTTTGCATATCATGAAAAGTACTTTAGAAAGCTTATGGATATGCTTAGCCCTTATTGTGATAAATGTGTTATCAGTTTTTTAGATATTTATACAAAAACCAAACGTAACATGAAAGAAATTGACTTTCAAGAAATAACTGATAAAGATATGAGATATATTGCAGAGGCCTTTACAAAGATTGCTTCAGAATATAAAATGACTATTGAGACTTGTTCCGAGTTGATTGATTTATCTGATTTTGGGATAAAGCACGGCAAATGTGTTGATGATAAAATGATTTCAAAGTTAAATAATTGTGATGTAGTTATATCAAAAGATGCTAATCAAAGAGATATTTGTGGCTGTGTTAAAAGCATAGATATAGGTGCTTACAATACATGTAATCATAATTGCTTATATTGTTATGCTAATTTCAGTGAAAAGGCTACAATTAATAATATTGGGAAACACGATGATGGATCTCCTTTCTTGATTGGAAATATAGAAGAGGGGGATGTTGTGAAGGAAAGAAAAATGGAAAAGTACTGTACCGGCTTTGAACAAGTTAGGTTATTTGATTAA
- a CDS encoding RNase H1/viroplasmin domain-containing protein → MGKKHYAVKVGKVTGIYSTWDECKAQVEGVSGAL, encoded by the coding sequence ATGGGGAAAAAACACTATGCAGTAAAAGTTGGTAAAGTCACAGGTATATATTCAACTTGGGATGAATGCAAAGCACAAGTTGAAGGTGTCAGCGGTGCATTATAA
- a CDS encoding nucleotide-binding domain-containing protein yields the protein MLYSLFNIDYTNLVESQYVLSNYDSYLNNKETKLFSGEKLIGDYFDLDLKHYIKLECNVDQNGFRRQPLSKYLLKKAKESRVFIKETSVTGDYKCFWKVRNIGVVAENKTNIFGQTDIKKSAYSKKEETSFNGPHYVECYIVKNNMLLTELKCI from the coding sequence ATGTTATATTCACTGTTCAATATTGATTATACCAATTTAGTAGAATCACAGTATGTTCTTAGTAATTATGACAGCTATTTGAATAACAAAGAGACTAAGTTGTTTTCAGGGGAAAAGCTAATTGGAGATTATTTCGATCTTGATTTAAAACATTATATTAAACTTGAGTGTAATGTTGATCAAAATGGTTTTAGACGTCAACCGCTATCAAAATACCTCCTGAAAAAAGCAAAAGAGTCTCGAGTTTTTATCAAAGAAACTAGTGTGACTGGTGATTATAAATGTTTTTGGAAAGTAAGAAATATTGGAGTTGTAGCAGAGAATAAAACTAATATTTTTGGTCAAACAGATATAAAAAAATCAGCTTATTCAAAAAAAGAGGAAACTAGTTTTAATGGCCCTCACTATGTAGAGTGTTACATTGTAAAGAATAATATGCTTCTGACAGAATTGAAGTGCATATAA
- a CDS encoding TetR/AcrR family transcriptional regulator: MNEKFYKLNEKKQRKIINSGFKTFAENTYKKASMQFIADEAGISKSLLFYYFRNKMTLYQWLFTKALEEFQQLKPIVCYEKSDFFKMIESEIYRRIELIKALELPFRFVRRVYEESKENSKNELEVLMNQITETRKKNFLEAVDKSKFVSEKEVEILYDIIYDMAVGFYDSNGWIVQGSNEQQLKKFRLYLATLKCRFYKGDYCGKVL; encoded by the coding sequence ATGAATGAGAAGTTTTACAAATTGAATGAGAAGAAGCAAAGGAAGATTATTAATTCTGGCTTTAAGACTTTTGCAGAAAATACTTATAAAAAAGCATCAATGCAGTTTATTGCAGATGAAGCAGGTATATCAAAGTCACTGCTCTTTTATTACTTCAGAAATAAAATGACATTATACCAATGGCTTTTTACAAAAGCTCTTGAAGAATTCCAACAGTTAAAACCAATAGTATGTTATGAAAAGTCTGATTTTTTTAAAATGATTGAAAGTGAGATTTATAGGCGAATCGAACTGATTAAAGCCTTAGAACTTCCTTTTAGATTTGTAAGAAGAGTTTATGAAGAAAGTAAGGAAAATAGTAAAAATGAATTAGAGGTTTTAATGAATCAAATAACTGAAACTAGGAAAAAGAATTTTCTAGAAGCAGTAGATAAAAGTAAATTTGTTTCTGAAAAAGAAGTAGAGATTCTCTACGATATTATTTATGATATGGCAGTAGGATTCTATGACAGTAATGGATGGATAGTGCAAGGTTCAAATGAACAACAACTGAAAAAGTTTAGGTTATATTTAGCTACTTTAAAGTGTAGATTTTATAAGGGAGATTACTGTGGAAAAGTATTATAA
- a CDS encoding alpha/beta fold hydrolase: protein MEKYYKTESANICYKVHQQQKKKAIVFIHGFGITKEMWDKQLDDLKAYKVITVDVPHHGKSTSQKPLNLIHVCKEIVGILDQEGIEKTVIAGLSMGNYIAQEFVRLYPERTQGIFLADGSPIYMRYSKWETLSLKRSQPLFKLYTWERLKKAMARQSSVVNEVQSELIKMFDTQTKDSFIRSWSAIANALHEEDVNIISPMCYVYGEQDRTGTIQLHVKDWQVCYPKCEVHMIPNAGHVSNMDNPKVFNQILVDFLQKIYV from the coding sequence GTGGAAAAGTATTATAAAACTGAGTCAGCAAATATATGTTATAAAGTGCATCAACAACAAAAAAAGAAGGCTATTGTGTTTATTCATGGCTTTGGTATTACTAAAGAGATGTGGGATAAGCAATTGGATGATTTGAAAGCATATAAAGTTATAACAGTAGATGTACCACATCATGGAAAGTCTACATCACAGAAACCATTGAATCTTATACATGTTTGTAAAGAGATTGTTGGTATACTAGATCAAGAAGGCATTGAGAAAACTGTAATTGCAGGATTATCTATGGGGAATTACATAGCACAAGAGTTTGTAAGATTATATCCGGAAAGAACTCAAGGTATTTTTTTAGCAGATGGCTCACCGATTTATATGCGTTACTCTAAGTGGGAGACTCTTTCTTTGAAAAGGTCTCAACCTCTGTTTAAGCTTTATACATGGGAAAGACTAAAAAAAGCTATGGCAAGGCAATCTTCCGTAGTAAATGAAGTGCAAAGCGAACTTATTAAAATGTTTGATACACAGACGAAAGACTCTTTTATCAGATCTTGGTCAGCTATAGCAAATGCTCTTCATGAGGAAGATGTAAACATTATTTCTCCTATGTGCTATGTATATGGTGAACAGGATAGAACAGGAACAATTCAATTACATGTAAAGGACTGGCAAGTGTGCTATCCTAAGTGTGAAGTACATATGATTCCTAACGCAGGACATGTATCTAATATGGATAATCCAAAAGTGTTTAATCAAATACTTGTTGATTTTCTACAGAAAATATATGTCTAG
- a CDS encoding DUF6273 domain-containing protein: MDKLNIGQIISFGSYNWRILDIKNDSALIVTEYIIEQRSYHDVYTDTTWADCSLRKYLNGEFYDQFDEAEKSRIIPVINKNTDNHWYGSKGGIDTEDRIFLLDIEDVVCRYFGDSSEKLYKPGKNQRYWFERKDKNNSNRRALLKDNKKSVWWWWLRSPGRVSVKAVYIHGDGNIGIQGNNILKGNISDGKCTGGVRPALWLKL, from the coding sequence ATGGATAAACTTAATATCGGTCAGATAATTTCATTTGGTAGTTATAATTGGCGTATTCTTGATATAAAAAATGATAGTGCTTTGATTGTAACTGAATATATTATAGAACAGCGGTCTTACCATGATGTTTATACAGATACAACATGGGCAGATTGTTCATTGAGAAAATATCTTAATGGGGAATTCTATGACCAATTTGATGAAGCTGAAAAATCAAGAATAATTCCAGTAATAAATAAAAATACTGATAATCATTGGTATGGTTCAAAAGGCGGAATAGATACAGAAGATAGAATATTTTTACTAGATATTGAAGACGTTGTATGCAGATATTTTGGAGATAGCAGTGAAAAACTATACAAACCAGGTAAAAATCAAAGATATTGGTTTGAGAGAAAAGATAAGAATAATAGTAATAGAAGAGCACTACTTAAGGATAATAAAAAAAGTGTTTGGTGGTGGTGGCTTAGGTCACCTGGTCGAGTGAGTGTAAAAGCTGTATACATACATGGTGACGGTAATATTGGCATTCAAGGTAATAATATACTTAAAGGTAATATTAGTGATGGTAAGTGTACAGGTGGTGTTCGTCCAGCTTTATGGTTGAAGTTATAA
- a CDS encoding TetR/AcrR family transcriptional regulator, producing MGLREKKKQRTRKAILDYSKQRFIEDGYKKVTTSEIAGALEIGEGTIFNYFNSKGQLFIECLVETVKMENYSFNSITIKNEEDVVKELVNFIEAYLNPFKKLDSSLLKEYISVLYDVSNSVKSNESVMPFIDEFFLTRLNKLLDSFKTFEWFNIDIDNEDVSLCVMGCIITQFTFYVYDERYTYEHMITKIQRLVSLILHGNILKC from the coding sequence ATGGGATTAAGAGAAAAGAAGAAGCAGAGAACTAGAAAAGCAATACTGGATTATTCAAAACAAAGATTTATAGAAGATGGGTATAAGAAGGTAACAACATCAGAAATCGCCGGTGCATTAGAAATAGGGGAAGGTACTATATTTAATTATTTTAATTCAAAAGGACAATTATTTATAGAATGTTTAGTTGAAACAGTTAAAATGGAAAACTATAGCTTTAATTCGATTACAATAAAGAATGAAGAAGATGTTGTAAAAGAATTAGTGAATTTCATAGAAGCGTATTTGAATCCTTTTAAAAAGCTGGATAGTTCTTTGTTAAAAGAGTATATATCCGTTTTATATGATGTTAGTAATAGTGTTAAATCTAATGAAAGTGTTATGCCGTTTATTGATGAATTTTTTTTAACACGATTAAATAAATTATTAGATTCATTTAAGACTTTTGAGTGGTTTAATATAGATATTGATAATGAAGATGTATCATTATGTGTTATGGGTTGCATAATAACTCAGTTTACTTTTTATGTTTATGATGAAAGATATACTTATGAGCATATGATTACTAAAATACAAAGGCTAGTGTCTCTAATTTTACATGGCAATATACTCAAATGTTAA
- a CDS encoding nucleotidyltransferase domain-containing protein, which produces MTNQIESSLVKVAKALNNAEIQWAVGASLMLQSLDLVEEVHDIDIIVALPDIEKAINVLEHIAVPIPIPKKDEYVTHHFYTFNIDGVDMDVMSGFRIRHCEGIYDFLLDNSSIVRTEHIDGTKIPYTSLEDWYVAYMLMIGREWKVKIIRDYFEKKGVNHPELLKRILEQKLPEEVTTAIVELLEA; this is translated from the coding sequence ATGACAAATCAAATTGAATCCTCTTTAGTAAAGGTAGCAAAAGCATTAAACAACGCTGAAATACAATGGGCCGTGGGTGCATCGTTGATGTTACAGTCTCTGGATCTTGTAGAAGAAGTTCATGATATTGACATCATTGTGGCCCTACCTGATATAGAGAAAGCCATCAACGTTTTGGAGCATATTGCAGTACCCATACCAATTCCTAAAAAAGATGAATATGTGACACATCATTTTTATACATTTAACATAGATGGTGTGGATATGGATGTAATGTCAGGCTTTAGAATCAGACATTGTGAAGGTATCTATGATTTCCTTTTGGATAACTCTTCCATCGTCAGAACAGAACATATAGATGGCACAAAAATTCCTTACACCTCATTGGAGGATTGGTATGTAGCCTACATGTTAATGATTGGTAGAGAATGGAAAGTTAAAATAATCAGAGACTACTTTGAGAAGAAAGGAGTCAACCATCCTGAGCTACTAAAACGTATACTTGAGCAAAAGTTGCCGGAGGAAGTAACGACAGCAATTGTGGAGTTGTTAGAAGCCTGA
- a CDS encoding ABC transporter ATP-binding protein — MIKIDALDKYYGDFHVLKNLSLNINKGDIFGLIGKNGAGKTTIFKIILGLSDYKDGNLSIIGSENNTDLQKKRKEIGFFIGKNFFDYLNAKDNLKYYSKLKGIKGEDEIDRVLKIVGLSGVNSKYRSFSMGMKQRLGIANAILGNPSILILDEPINGLDPQGIADVRELIKKLNHEYDMTIIVSSHILGELENTATRFGIVHEGRVLKEITNDELDLSVDSVEISVDDLNKARKILLDNNIKITDEKSISKGLEQYYFELVGGKKND, encoded by the coding sequence ATGATAAAAATAGATGCACTTGATAAATATTATGGAGATTTCCATGTGCTCAAAAATTTAAGTTTGAATATTAATAAAGGTGACATTTTTGGATTGATTGGTAAAAATGGAGCAGGGAAAACTACTATTTTTAAAATAATATTAGGGCTATCTGATTATAAAGATGGTAATCTCAGTATTATTGGAAGTGAAAATAATACTGATTTGCAAAAAAAACGAAAAGAAATAGGTTTTTTTATTGGAAAAAATTTTTTTGATTACCTAAATGCTAAGGATAACTTGAAGTATTATTCAAAATTAAAGGGTATAAAGGGCGAAGATGAAATTGATAGAGTTCTTAAAATCGTAGGACTTAGTGGAGTTAATTCAAAGTACAGGTCTTTCTCCATGGGAATGAAACAAAGATTAGGTATAGCCAATGCTATTTTAGGTAATCCATCCATTTTAATACTCGATGAGCCTATTAATGGATTAGATCCACAAGGTATCGCTGATGTTAGAGAATTGATTAAAAAGTTAAACCATGAATATGATATGACAATTATTGTATCGTCACATATCTTAGGGGAATTAGAAAATACCGCTACTAGATTTGGAATAGTACATGAAGGCAGGGTATTAAAAGAAATAACAAATGATGAGTTGGATTTATCTGTTGATAGTGTTGAAATATCAGTAGATGATTTAAATAAAGCTAGAAAAATATTATTGGATAATAATATTAAAATTACTGACGAAAAATCAATTAGTAAAGGGCTAGAACAATATTATTTTGAGCTAGTTGGAGGTAAGAAAAATGATTAA
- a CDS encoding YxeA family protein, with protein sequence MKSKTLILLVIFVPLIIAGAIWAKGYYNDRYVASDIFYTQIPSDEVNEDSWLLNDKGVKQEKGKQYELMGYNEKGEERIVHFFKKGVAKDYFAPGTYMKVTVSKTIELGQKVVSEGDIPKSVLKMIKEKGTKIDK encoded by the coding sequence ATGAAAAGTAAAACATTAATTTTATTGGTAATATTTGTTCCTCTAATAATAGCAGGAGCAATATGGGCAAAAGGATATTATAACGATAGATATGTAGCATCAGATATTTTTTATACACAAATACCATCTGATGAAGTGAACGAGGATTCTTGGCTATTAAATGATAAAGGTGTTAAACAAGAAAAAGGTAAACAATATGAATTAATGGGCTATAATGAAAAAGGAGAAGAAAGAATAGTTCACTTTTTCAAAAAAGGTGTGGCAAAGGATTATTTTGCTCCTGGAACATATATGAAAGTCACAGTGAGTAAAACAATAGAGTTAGGACAAAAGGTTGTAAGTGAAGGTGACATACCAAAAAGTGTTTTAAAGATGATAAAAGAAAAAGGAACCAAAATAGATAAATAA
- a CDS encoding DUF4234 domain-containing protein: MKRNILLTIILSFITFGIYLVYWMYKVNNESNKLANGDYQTESIIVILFTIITFGIYGLYWGYKQGKNYCLITGSEFPPVIFMIFVPTSGFLIPTILLQVAINDKY; this comes from the coding sequence ATGAAAAGGAATATATTATTAACTATTATATTATCGTTTATCACATTTGGTATTTATTTAGTATACTGGATGTACAAAGTTAACAATGAATCTAATAAATTAGCCAATGGTGATTATCAAACAGAAAGTATAATAGTCATACTATTTACGATAATTACATTTGGAATATATGGTCTATACTGGGGTTATAAACAAGGAAAGAATTATTGCTTAATAACAGGGAGTGAATTTCCTCCAGTGATATTTATGATATTTGTGCCTACTTCAGGGTTCCTGATTCCTACTATTTTACTACAAGTGGCAATTAACGATAAATATTAG